One window from the genome of Streptomyces sp. NBC_01476 encodes:
- a CDS encoding LacI family DNA-binding transcriptional regulator, which translates to MKRPTMKDVARAAGVSPMTVSRVVSGEAGVSPATAAKVERAVRRLGYQRNDNARHLRQKNPATATIGLVVDDLANPFYALMARSVEDEAHRRGCVVLVASTNDEPRREREVIAAFTARQVDGLIIVPTIGDHGFLQRPMANGTRVVCVDRPARGLAVDTVTVDNRAGAQRAVTHLLGHGHTRIAFLGDRYEIWTQAERHAGYLDALTAHGIPADPALVRHGLRTRAAATAALAELRRLPQPPTALFTSNDLITFGVLDGLDHSAPPAVVGFDDLPLAERLSPPLTVVSQDPVALGSTAAHLLFSRIAGDRSAPRDVVLLTRLVVRGSGEFRG; encoded by the coding sequence GTGAAGCGCCCGACGATGAAGGACGTGGCCCGCGCCGCGGGGGTCAGCCCGATGACCGTCTCCCGGGTCGTGTCCGGCGAGGCCGGTGTGTCACCGGCCACCGCGGCCAAGGTCGAACGCGCGGTCCGCCGGCTCGGCTACCAGCGCAACGACAACGCACGCCACCTGCGGCAGAAGAACCCCGCCACCGCAACCATCGGTCTGGTGGTCGACGACCTCGCCAACCCCTTCTACGCACTGATGGCCCGCTCGGTCGAGGACGAGGCCCACCGCCGCGGCTGTGTGGTGCTGGTCGCCAGCACCAATGACGAGCCGCGCCGCGAGCGCGAGGTGATCGCCGCCTTCACCGCCCGCCAGGTGGACGGTCTGATCATCGTGCCCACCATCGGGGACCACGGCTTCCTTCAGCGGCCGATGGCGAACGGCACCCGGGTGGTCTGCGTGGACCGTCCCGCCAGGGGCCTCGCGGTGGACACCGTCACCGTCGACAACCGGGCAGGCGCCCAGCGCGCGGTGACCCATCTGCTCGGCCACGGCCACACCCGGATCGCCTTCCTCGGCGACCGCTACGAGATCTGGACGCAGGCCGAACGCCACGCCGGCTACCTCGACGCCCTCACCGCCCACGGCATCCCCGCCGACCCCGCCCTGGTCCGGCACGGCCTGCGCACCCGCGCCGCGGCCACCGCCGCCCTCGCCGAGCTGCGCCGGCTGCCGCAGCCACCGACGGCCCTGTTCACCAGCAACGACCTGATCACCTTCGGGGTGCTCGACGGCCTCGACCACTCCGCCCCGCCGGCCGTCGTCGGCTTCGACGACCTTCCGCTGGCCGAGCGGCTCAGCCCGCCGCTCACCGTGGTCAGCCAGGACCCGGTGGCGCTCGGCAGCACCGCGGCGCACCTGCTCTTCTCCCGGATAGCGGGCGACCGGTCGGCGCCGCGCGACGTGGTGCTGCTGACCCGTCTGGTGGTCCGCGGCTCGGGGGAGTTCCGCGGCTGA
- a CDS encoding GH92 family glycosyl hydrolase has translation MLPALLRLRTAGALSALLLAALTAGGLVPAPAHAAAAANLTQYADPFVGTDDSSAPNPVPGGAGGSTYPGAVVPFGGVQFSPDTPTGSPSGYRYSDTSIEDVSLTHFDGAGCPNNEDLPLLPVTGALGTSPGSNWTSYASSYTKANETAAPGYYKNRLDKYATDVELTATTRTGMGRLTYPSSTTAGLLINTSRSATGNRSGSVRISGSEVTGSVTAGGFCGSAKTYQIYFDIRFDRAPTGFGTWSGGTVSSGSASTSGTNTGAYVTFDTTSARTVQFKVGISYVSVAGAQANLTAENNGWDFAAVRTAADTAWNGVLNRVQVTGGSAADLKKFYTALYHVFQSPNIESDVNGDYRGFDNAVHNSSRPVYQNYSGWDIYRSWAALIALVAPTEAADIAKSMVLDGQQGGLLPKWSQATNEDFVMTGDPGPIVISSMYAFGVRDFDTAGALSLMEKASNGGTAQGSPIRGNQSAYTSLHYISGAPSDSLEYSASDFAVAQFAKALGNTASYTTHMTRAQWWRNTFGTDSGYIQPRNSDGSWSWPLDPASQSNFTEGNAAQYTWMVPYDFADLINDMGGRPTAVQRLDHHFTQVNAGQTQPYYYIGNEPEHGVPWAYNFAGDPAGASDAVRKVMTESYTTGAGGLPGNDDLGATSAWYVWAALGMYPATPGADTLAVHGPAFPSVLIQRPGGAITVNASGSGTYVQALRVNGTATSHNYLRYPDLAAGGTVDFTMGATPSTSWGTGASDVPPSFQDGATPVPAAPALGANLAQGRPVTASASCATAESGDKAVDNSLKNNSKWCSKTANATLQVDLGASRTVSSFVVKHAGLGGENTAWNTGAFQLQTSTDGSAWSTAATVTGSRASRTYTTVSPRQARYARLLVTQPANTTGNGTDAARIYELEVYGS, from the coding sequence ATGCTTCCTGCCCTGCTCCGTCTGCGAACCGCGGGTGCCCTCAGCGCCCTGTTACTCGCCGCCCTCACCGCCGGCGGCCTCGTGCCGGCCCCGGCGCACGCCGCGGCGGCCGCCAACCTCACGCAGTACGCCGACCCGTTCGTCGGCACCGACGACAGTTCGGCGCCCAACCCGGTGCCCGGCGGCGCCGGCGGCAGTACCTACCCGGGCGCGGTGGTGCCCTTCGGCGGTGTGCAGTTCAGCCCCGACACCCCCACCGGGTCGCCCTCCGGCTACCGGTACTCCGACACCAGCATCGAGGACGTCAGCCTCACCCACTTCGACGGCGCCGGCTGCCCCAACAACGAGGACCTGCCGCTGCTGCCTGTCACCGGGGCGCTGGGCACCTCCCCCGGCAGCAACTGGACGTCGTACGCGTCGTCGTACACCAAGGCCAACGAGACGGCGGCGCCCGGCTACTACAAGAACCGGCTGGACAAGTACGCCACCGATGTGGAACTCACCGCCACCACCAGGACCGGGATGGGACGGCTGACCTATCCGTCCTCCACCACCGCGGGGCTGCTGATCAACACCAGCCGCAGCGCGACCGGCAACCGCAGCGGCTCGGTGCGGATCAGCGGCTCCGAGGTCACCGGCAGCGTGACCGCGGGCGGCTTCTGCGGCTCGGCCAAGACCTACCAGATCTACTTCGACATCCGCTTCGACCGGGCCCCGACCGGCTTCGGCACCTGGTCGGGCGGCACGGTCAGCAGCGGCTCGGCGAGCACAAGCGGCACCAACACCGGGGCGTACGTCACCTTCGACACCACCAGCGCGCGGACCGTCCAGTTCAAGGTGGGGATCTCCTATGTCAGCGTGGCGGGCGCGCAGGCGAACCTGACGGCGGAGAACAACGGCTGGGACTTCGCGGCGGTGCGCACCGCGGCGGACACCGCCTGGAACGGCGTCCTCAACCGGGTCCAGGTCACCGGGGGTTCGGCCGCCGATCTGAAGAAGTTCTACACCGCGCTCTACCACGTCTTCCAGAGCCCCAACATCGAGAGCGACGTCAACGGTGACTACCGCGGCTTCGACAACGCGGTGCACAACTCGTCCCGGCCGGTGTACCAGAACTACTCCGGCTGGGACATCTACCGCTCCTGGGCGGCGCTGATCGCCCTGGTGGCACCCACCGAGGCGGCCGACATCGCCAAGTCCATGGTGCTGGACGGGCAGCAGGGCGGACTGCTGCCGAAGTGGTCGCAGGCCACCAACGAGGACTTCGTGATGACCGGGGACCCGGGTCCGATCGTCATCAGCAGCATGTACGCCTTCGGGGTCAGGGACTTCGACACCGCCGGTGCCCTGTCCCTGATGGAGAAGGCGTCCAACGGCGGTACGGCGCAGGGCTCACCCATCCGCGGCAATCAGTCGGCGTACACCAGTCTGCACTACATCAGCGGCGCCCCCTCCGACTCGCTGGAGTACTCGGCGTCCGACTTCGCGGTCGCCCAGTTCGCCAAGGCGCTCGGGAACACGGCGAGTTACACCACCCACATGACCCGTGCCCAGTGGTGGCGGAACACCTTCGGCACCGACTCGGGCTACATCCAGCCGCGCAACTCCGACGGCAGCTGGTCATGGCCGCTGGACCCGGCGAGCCAGAGCAACTTCACCGAGGGCAATGCCGCCCAGTACACCTGGATGGTGCCGTACGACTTCGCCGACCTGATCAACGACATGGGCGGCAGGCCGACCGCGGTGCAGCGGCTCGACCACCACTTCACCCAGGTCAACGCCGGGCAGACGCAGCCGTACTACTACATCGGCAACGAGCCCGAGCACGGCGTGCCGTGGGCGTACAACTTCGCCGGTGACCCGGCGGGTGCCTCCGACGCGGTCCGCAAGGTGATGACCGAGTCGTACACCACCGGCGCCGGCGGGCTGCCGGGCAACGACGACCTCGGCGCCACCTCGGCCTGGTACGTGTGGGCGGCGCTCGGCATGTACCCGGCGACGCCCGGCGCGGACACCCTCGCCGTCCACGGGCCGGCCTTCCCCTCGGTGCTCATCCAGCGGCCCGGCGGCGCCATCACCGTCAACGCCTCGGGCAGCGGCACCTATGTGCAGGCACTGAGGGTCAACGGAACGGCCACCAGCCACAATTACCTGCGCTACCCGGATCTGGCGGCCGGCGGGACGGTGGACTTCACCATGGGCGCCACGCCCAGCACGAGCTGGGGAACCGGCGCATCGGACGTACCGCCCTCCTTCCAGGACGGCGCCACACCGGTGCCGGCGGCCCCCGCGCTCGGCGCGAATCTGGCCCAGGGGCGGCCGGTGACCGCGTCGGCGTCCTGCGCCACCGCCGAGTCCGGTGACAAGGCGGTCGACAACTCGCTGAAGAACAACAGCAAGTGGTGCTCCAAGACGGCCAACGCGACGCTCCAGGTGGACCTCGGGGCGAGCAGGACCGTGTCGTCGTTCGTGGTCAAGCACGCGGGCCTGGGCGGCGAGAACACCGCGTGGAACACCGGCGCCTTCCAGCTGCAGACCAGCACCGACGGCTCGGCCTGGTCCACCGCGGCGACCGTCACCGGCTCACGGGCCAGCCGCACGTACACCACGGTCTCGCCCCGGCAGGCCCGCTACGCCCGGCTGCTGGTCACCCAGCCGGCGAACACCACCGGCAACGGCACGGACGCGGCCCGGATCTACGAACTGGAGGTCTACGGGAGCTGA
- the glgC gene encoding glucose-1-phosphate adenylyltransferase — protein sequence MRGGPSVLGIVLAGGAGKRLMPLTADRAKPAVTFGGTYRLVDFVLSNLVNGDILRICVLTQYKSHSLDRHVSTTWRMSSLLGNYVTPVPAQQRLGPRWYLGSADAILQSLNLIYDEQPDYVAVFGADHVYRMDPRQMLAQHIEHGAGVTVAGIKVPRADASSFGVITPAGDGIQVDRFLEKPEDPPGLPDDPGHVFASMGNYLFTTKTLLDALHEDAEDPHSVHDMGGSILPRLTAMGAAQVYDFDTNHVPGETSRDHGYWRDVGTLDAYYDAHMDLISDQPAFSLYNRRWPIYTHEGSLPPAKIAAGGIVGESVISPGCVIRGQVTRSVLSPGVVVDAGAVVQGSVLHDNVRVGRGAIVRGAVLDKNVDVPPGASIGVNAERDAELYTVSKAGVIALGKGQRVL from the coding sequence ATGCGCGGTGGACCTTCGGTGCTGGGCATAGTGCTGGCCGGTGGCGCGGGGAAGCGGCTGATGCCGCTCACCGCCGACCGGGCCAAACCGGCGGTGACCTTCGGCGGCACCTACCGGCTGGTGGACTTCGTGCTGTCCAATCTGGTCAACGGCGACATCCTGCGGATCTGCGTACTGACCCAGTACAAGTCGCACTCGCTGGACCGCCATGTCAGCACCACCTGGCGGATGTCCAGCCTGCTGGGCAACTACGTCACGCCGGTGCCGGCCCAGCAGCGGCTCGGCCCGCGCTGGTACCTCGGCAGCGCCGACGCGATCCTGCAGTCGCTCAACCTCATCTACGACGAGCAGCCCGACTATGTGGCGGTCTTCGGCGCCGACCACGTGTACCGGATGGACCCCCGGCAGATGCTCGCCCAGCACATCGAGCACGGCGCGGGCGTCACCGTGGCCGGGATAAAAGTGCCCAGGGCGGACGCCTCGTCCTTCGGCGTGATCACCCCGGCCGGCGACGGCATCCAGGTGGACCGCTTCCTGGAGAAGCCCGAGGACCCGCCCGGGCTGCCGGACGACCCGGGCCATGTCTTCGCCTCCATGGGCAACTACCTCTTCACCACCAAGACGCTGCTGGACGCGCTGCACGAGGACGCGGAGGACCCGCACTCGGTCCATGACATGGGCGGCAGCATCCTGCCCCGGCTCACCGCCATGGGCGCCGCCCAGGTGTACGACTTCGACACCAACCACGTGCCCGGCGAGACCAGCCGCGACCACGGCTACTGGCGGGACGTGGGCACGCTCGACGCCTACTACGACGCGCACATGGACCTGATCTCCGACCAGCCGGCCTTCAGCCTCTACAACCGGCGCTGGCCGATCTACACCCACGAGGGCAGCCTGCCGCCGGCGAAGATCGCGGCCGGCGGCATCGTGGGGGAGTCGGTGATCAGCCCGGGCTGTGTGATCCGCGGCCAGGTCACCCGCTCGGTGCTCTCACCCGGCGTGGTGGTGGACGCCGGCGCTGTCGTCCAGGGCTCGGTGCTGCACGACAACGTACGGGTCGGCCGCGGTGCCATCGTGCGCGGCGCGGTGCTCGACAAGAACGTGGACGTCCCGCCGGGCGCCAGCATCGGGGTCAACGCTGAGCGGGACGCGGAGCTCTACACCGTGTCGAAGGCCGGTGTGATCGCGCTGGGCAAGGGACAGCGGGTGCTGTGA